In Shewanella sp. GD04112, the sequence GGCGTTTGCCTCGGATCCTGAGCGGTTATTACCACTCAATACCCAAGAACGTTGGCGTACCAGCGAGCAGCAAGGCCAAAACAGCCACAGGGTGTTGGCGGATTATATTTCTGGCATGACGGATGAATTTGCCGGACGACTATACCAGCAATTGTTTAGCCCCAAGGCCGGCTCGAACGTGGAACTCAGCAAAGAGATGTAGCGCTGAACAGGCAATAAAAAACCACCGCAAGGTGGTTTTTTATTATCAGTGCGTTCCGCAAGTAAACGGCTTAGAGTCCGCCAATCGCATCTTTACACAATTGGGTGATACGCGCCCAATCGCCCTGCTCCATTGCATCGGTTGGGGCAATCCAACTGCCGCCGATACAATCCACATTTTTCAGCGCTAAGTAATCTTTATAGCTGCTTGGCGTAATACCACCCGTTGGGCAGAAACGGATATCCGCTAATGGGCCAGAGAATGCTTTTAGCGCATCCACACCGCCCGAGGCTTCCGCAGGGAAGAATTTAAAGTGAGTGTAACCGAGCGCCATGCCCGTCATCACTTCGGAGATGCTGGCAACGCCTGGGATCAAAGGCACAGGGCCTTGCATACCGGCTTTAAGCAGCTCGACCGTCGCCCCTGGGGTAATAATAAATTGTGCACCTGCGGCAATCGCTTGATCGAGCTGGGCTTCATTTAAAATGGTACCCGCGCCAACAAGTGCCTCAGGCACTTCTTGGGCGATCTTAGTGATAGCTTCGAGGGCGCATGGAGTACGTAATGTCACTTCCAAAACGCTGATCCCGCCAGCAACTAAGGCTTTAGCTAACGGCACCGCATGTTCAATCTTGTTAATGACCATAACAGGAACAATAGGGCTGCGTTTAAAAATATCTTGTGGTTGTAATGACCAGTTATTCTCAAGCATTGCGGTATTCTTCCTTTGTATTAATAAAGTTCGTCAATGGCGCAGGTACTGCGCGCACCGGTTTCTGGACTGCTTAAGTTTGAACGCAGTGCCCCAAACAACTCACGGCCCATTCCATAGCGTGAGTGGCGTAAATCAATTTCTGCAGCGGTTCTCGCGGCAAGTTCGGCATCGGAGACCAATAAGCTCAGCTCACCGGTCAGCGCGTCGACACGAATAAGGTCGCCATCTTGCACTTTGGCAATGAGCCCGCCATCGATAGCCTCTGGCGTTAAGTGAATCGCTGCTGGTACTTTGCCCGATGCGCCCGACATACGACCATCGGTCATCAGAGCCACTTTAAAGCCTTTGTCCTGCAGAGAGCCTAACAGCGGCGTTAACTTGTGCAGCTCTGGCATACCGTTCGCTTTCGGCCCTTGGCCTTTTACCACCACCACACAATCTCGGTCTAACGCGCCGGATTTAAACAGCGCATCGAGTTTGTTTTGATCGTCAATCACCACGGCAGGCGCTTCAACTACACGGTGTTTTTCTTGCACGGCTGACACTTTAATCACAGCACGGCCCAAGTTGCCCTTAAGCAGTTTTAAGCCACCGTTGTTTTGGAAAGGCGTAGCCACAGACGTTAATACTTCGGTATCTAAGCTCACGGTTGGACCATCGACCCAGCGCAGCTCGCCATCGAGTAATTTGGGCTCTTGGGTGTAACGACGTAGACCAAAACCTGCAACTGTGTTGACATCCTCGTGCAGTAGGCCCGCATCAAGTAATTCCTTGATAAGGAAAGCCATACCGCCTGCGGCGTGGAAGTGGTTAATGTCCGCATGACCGTTTGGATAAACACGTGCCAATAATGGAACCGCGTCAGATAATTCAGAAAAATCATCCCAGTTCACGATAATGCCAGCCGCACGCGCCGCCGCCACAATGTGCATGGTCAAGTTAGTTGAACCACCCGTAGCAAGTAACGCCACTATGCCATTCACCACGGATTTCTCGTTAACCACTTCACCGATTGGGCTGTATTGAGTACCCAGTTCAGTTAAGCGGCACACTTGCTTGGCCGCCATTTTATTCAGCGCTTCACGCAGTGGGTCGTCAGGATTCACAAATGACGAACCCGGTAATTGCAGGCCCATGACTTCGAGCATCAGCTGGTTTGAGTTAGCCGTACCGTAGAAGGTACAAGTGCCAGCGCTGTGGTAAGACTGCGCCTCGGCTTCAAGCAGCTGCGCTCTATCGACTTTACCTTGGGCAAATTGCTGGCGAATACGGGCCTTTTCCTTGTTTGGGATCCCCGACTTCATTGGGCCTGCAGGCACAAACAGCATAGGTAAATGGCCAAAACTTAAGGCGCCAATCAATAAGCCCGGCACGATTTTGTCGCAAATACCCAGTAATAAGGCGCCATCAAACATGTTGTGGGATAAGCCCACCGCCGTCGCCATGGCAATCACTTCACGACTCAGCAAGCTCAGTTCCATCCCGGGTTGACCTTGAGTCACACCGTCACACATCGCGGGTACACCACCTGCGACCTGTGCAACACTGCCCACTTCCTGACAAGCTTTTTTCAGCAATTCAGGATAAGTTTCATAGGGTTGGTGTGCAGACAACATGTCGTTGAATGCGGTAATAATCCCGATGTTAGCTTTGGTCAGTTGACGCAATGAATTTTTGTCATCTGGACTACAAGCAGCAAAACCGTGGGCTAAGTTACCGCAGCTTAAGGAGCTACGGTGTACGCCATGGTTACGAGCATCATTTAACGCGGCTAAATACGCTTCACGAGATGCTTTGCTACGGGCAATAATTCTGTCGGTAACAGATTGAACGACTGAGTGCATGAGAGTGACTCCTTAAGCGCTCCAGAACACGTCAACGGGCGTTTTACGCTGCGCTAATACGGCTCTGATGGGCATAGCATTAACATCATCATTTTCTAAGGCTTGACGATATACGGATAATTTCTGTTCCCCGACCAAATGCAGATAAATCTGTCTGCTATTGAGGATCGCATTCTTAGATAATGTGATCCGGCCGTGGGGCGCTGTGGTGGGATTGGTTGCCACACACAGGGCCTGAGTGCTCAAGGCATCATTTAACTCGGCGCTGCAAGGGAACCATGAGCAAGTGTGACCATCGTTGCCCATACCGAGCACCACTACATCGAAGGGACGCGGAAAATTAGACAGCGACTCGGCGGTCATATCGGCGCCCGCTTCGGCGGTGGAAAACATATTCTTTAATCCGCGGAACTTGGCATTGGCCGCGCGATTTTGCAGTAAATGTTCACGCACTAAACGCTCATTCGATGCACTGTCTTCCACATCTACCCAGCGCTCATCGGCGAGCGTGACATAAACATCACTCCAATCGATGGATTTCATGCTGAGGAGCTCAAACAGTTTCAGCGGTGTTGAGCCGCCGGAGACGACTAAGCTTGCCTTACCTCGGGCATCCACAGCCTCTTGCAACTGACTGGCGATCTTATTCGCCAACTGTTGCTCGAGCGCTGCGGGTGTATCAAAGGATTTAAATACGGTTTCTTTAATCATCAAAGCCCCCTATTCATCCCACGAACGGCCGTCTTTGGTGATCAGCGCGACCGACGCTACAGGTCCCCAAGTGCCCGCAGGATAAGGTTTCGGTTTCTCGTTACTTTGTTCCCATGATTGGATGATGCCATCCACCCAAGTCCAAGCCTGCTCTACTTCGTCACGGCGAACGAACAGTGCTTGGTTACCGAGCATGGCTTCGAGCAACAGACGCTCGTAAGCATCGGCGATACGCTCGTTTTTAAAGGTATCCGAGAAACTCAAGTCGAGTTTGGTGGTTTGTAAACGTTGTTTCTGCTCTAGCCCCGGCACCTTGTTCATCATCTGGATCTCAACCCCTTCATGTGGTTGCAGACGGATGGTTAACTTGTTAGGTGGCAAGTTACGGTAGCTTGAGCGATACAAGTTGTGGGGTGGGTTTTTAAAATACACCACAATTTCAGAGCTCTTGAACGGCATGCGTTTACCGCTACGCAGATAAAAGGGCACGCCCGCCCAACGCCAGTTGTCGATATCGACACGCAGCGCCACAAAGGTTTCGGTGTGGGACTGAAGATTGGCGCCCTCTTCCTCCAAATAGCCAGGAACAGGACTGCCTTTTAGGAAGCCTGCACTGTACTGACCACGGACAGTGTTCTCATACACATTGTCAGCATTAATTGGGCGTAGCGACTTCAGTACCTTCACTTTTTCATCGCGAATACTGTCGGCATCTAAGTTAACCGGTGGATCCATGGCAACCAGTGTCAACACTTGCAGTAAGTGGTTTTGGATCATATCGCGCATCTGACCGGCTTTATCGAAGTAACCCCAACGGCCTTCGATACCCACTTCTTCAGCAACGGTGATCTGCACATGGTCAATGGTCCGGTTGTCCCATTTAGACGCGAATAACGAGTTAGCGAAACGCAGCGCAATCAGGTTTTGGACCGTCTCTTTACCTAAGTAATGGTCGATACGATAAACTTGGTTCTCTTTGAAGTAGGCAGAAACTTGATCGTTAATCACGCGGGAAGAAGCGAGATCAGAGCCAATGGGCTTTTCGAGTACCACGCGAGAATCGCTATGGATAAGATTTTGTTCGTGTAGACAGCGGCAGATATCGCCAAAAATCGCAGGAGGGGTGGCAAAATAACTGACCATGACGCGCTCTTCTGGTTTGAGCAATTCATGGAAGGCGCTGTAGCCTGCTGATTCGGTGAAATTCGTGCCG encodes:
- a CDS encoding bifunctional 4-hydroxy-2-oxoglutarate aldolase/2-dehydro-3-deoxy-phosphogluconate aldolase, with the protein product MLENNWSLQPQDIFKRSPIVPVMVINKIEHAVPLAKALVAGGISVLEVTLRTPCALEAITKIAQEVPEALVGAGTILNEAQLDQAIAAGAQFIITPGATVELLKAGMQGPVPLIPGVASISEVMTGMALGYTHFKFFPAEASGGVDALKAFSGPLADIRFCPTGGITPSSYKDYLALKNVDCIGGSWIAPTDAMEQGDWARITQLCKDAIGGL
- the edd gene encoding phosphogluconate dehydratase, yielding MHSVVQSVTDRIIARSKASREAYLAALNDARNHGVHRSSLSCGNLAHGFAACSPDDKNSLRQLTKANIGIITAFNDMLSAHQPYETYPELLKKACQEVGSVAQVAGGVPAMCDGVTQGQPGMELSLLSREVIAMATAVGLSHNMFDGALLLGICDKIVPGLLIGALSFGHLPMLFVPAGPMKSGIPNKEKARIRQQFAQGKVDRAQLLEAEAQSYHSAGTCTFYGTANSNQLMLEVMGLQLPGSSFVNPDDPLREALNKMAAKQVCRLTELGTQYSPIGEVVNEKSVVNGIVALLATGGSTNLTMHIVAAARAAGIIVNWDDFSELSDAVPLLARVYPNGHADINHFHAAGGMAFLIKELLDAGLLHEDVNTVAGFGLRRYTQEPKLLDGELRWVDGPTVSLDTEVLTSVATPFQNNGGLKLLKGNLGRAVIKVSAVQEKHRVVEAPAVVIDDQNKLDALFKSGALDRDCVVVVKGQGPKANGMPELHKLTPLLGSLQDKGFKVALMTDGRMSGASGKVPAAIHLTPEAIDGGLIAKVQDGDLIRVDALTGELSLLVSDAELAARTAAEIDLRHSRYGMGRELFGALRSNLSSPETGARSTCAIDELY
- the pgl gene encoding 6-phosphogluconolactonase — translated: MIKETVFKSFDTPAALEQQLANKIASQLQEAVDARGKASLVVSGGSTPLKLFELLSMKSIDWSDVYVTLADERWVDVEDSASNERLVREHLLQNRAANAKFRGLKNMFSTAEAGADMTAESLSNFPRPFDVVVLGMGNDGHTCSWFPCSAELNDALSTQALCVATNPTTAPHGRITLSKNAILNSRQIYLHLVGEQKLSVYRQALENDDVNAMPIRAVLAQRKTPVDVFWSA
- the zwf gene encoding glucose-6-phosphate dehydrogenase yields the protein MGKTTSGAKACDFVLFGTKGDLARRKLLPSLYQLDKAELLDKNTKVIGVAKDEFSQDEFRELVILALKTFVKEALCEETVQRFLSRCHYVGTNFTESAGYSAFHELLKPEERVMVSYFATPPAIFGDICRCLHEQNLIHSDSRVVLEKPIGSDLASSRVINDQVSAYFKENQVYRIDHYLGKETVQNLIALRFANSLFASKWDNRTIDHVQITVAEEVGIEGRWGYFDKAGQMRDMIQNHLLQVLTLVAMDPPVNLDADSIRDEKVKVLKSLRPINADNVYENTVRGQYSAGFLKGSPVPGYLEEEGANLQSHTETFVALRVDIDNWRWAGVPFYLRSGKRMPFKSSEIVVYFKNPPHNLYRSSYRNLPPNKLTIRLQPHEGVEIQMMNKVPGLEQKQRLQTTKLDLSFSDTFKNERIADAYERLLLEAMLGNQALFVRRDEVEQAWTWVDGIIQSWEQSNEKPKPYPAGTWGPVASVALITKDGRSWDE